One segment of Arthrobacter sp. MMS18-M83 DNA contains the following:
- a CDS encoding YegP family protein: MFEVFVDGDSLFRFRLKSPDGMVIAVSTPFEDKSGAVAGIAAARECAGMGLVTDLCPAAGARGPAKIALPSTLPQSTVPQSTLPQSPAPQACDEQRKASDGFRTRTKELRRAATAPRWTGAA; the protein is encoded by the coding sequence ATGTTTGAAGTATTCGTTGACGGGGATTCCCTTTTCAGGTTCCGCCTCAAATCACCTGACGGAATGGTCATTGCTGTTTCGACGCCGTTCGAGGACAAGTCCGGGGCGGTCGCCGGCATCGCCGCTGCGCGCGAGTGTGCAGGCATGGGGCTGGTCACAGACCTCTGCCCGGCTGCGGGCGCACGAGGACCGGCCAAGATAGCTCTTCCAAGCACGCTTCCGCAGAGCACGGTTCCGCAGAGCACGCTTCCCCAAAGCCCGGCTCCACAGGCGTGTGATGAGCAGCGCAAGGCGAGCGACGGATTTCGCACCCGCACCAAGGAACTCCGGCGGGCGGCAACCGCGCCCAGGTGGACCGGCGCGGCATAG
- the ggt gene encoding gamma-glutamyltransferase: MPHPRLRLATMTAVLALSVTSGAVASPAFADPRQTEKAATATGYGGAVSTVDPEASAAAIEVLREGGNAADAAVAAAATLGVTEPYSAGIGGGGYFVFYDAKTGKIGTIDGRETAPAAMPHDAFIDPKTGKPYNFTPQLVTSGVSVGVPGTAATWERALDRWGTVSLGDALQPAIKVATRGFVVDPTFRQQTLDNKLRFEAFSSTSKLFLPGGDAPAVGSVFQNHDLAATYRLLAKQGTSAFYSGPLADEIAATVQAPPKTATTTLPIPVGHMTTADLAAYEPLDQAPTHVDYRGLDVYGMAPSSSGGTTVGEALNILDTVNLSEMSKPAALHHYLEASALAFADRGKYVGDPAFVDVPTDALTDPLFGKERACQIDPLHAATKPVAPGDVSGYDGVCPASAAALADEKDTENISTTNMTVADKWGNVVEYTLTIEQTGGSGIVVPGRGFLLNNELTDFSAVYNAADPNRIEPGKRPRSSMSPTIILKDGDPFLALGSPGGSTIITTVLQTILNRVDLGMSISDAIASPRASQRNTAKVTAEPDFITAYGSQLTPYGHQFTPSGDAFTSAAEIGAATAIEFRPDGRMIAAAEPVRRGGGSAMVLKPSP; this comes from the coding sequence ATGCCACATCCAAGACTTCGACTGGCCACCATGACGGCAGTTCTCGCCCTGAGCGTGACGAGCGGTGCCGTTGCCAGTCCCGCCTTTGCCGATCCGCGCCAGACTGAAAAGGCCGCCACCGCCACGGGATATGGAGGCGCGGTGAGCACCGTAGACCCCGAGGCATCCGCCGCCGCGATCGAGGTCCTCCGCGAGGGAGGCAACGCAGCCGACGCCGCCGTCGCCGCGGCCGCAACCCTTGGCGTGACCGAACCGTACAGCGCCGGGATCGGCGGTGGCGGATACTTCGTGTTCTATGACGCAAAGACCGGAAAGATCGGCACCATAGACGGCCGCGAGACCGCTCCGGCGGCGATGCCACATGACGCGTTCATCGACCCGAAGACCGGCAAGCCCTATAACTTCACCCCACAGCTTGTCACCAGTGGCGTCTCCGTAGGCGTCCCCGGCACAGCTGCAACCTGGGAGCGCGCCCTGGACCGCTGGGGTACGGTGAGCCTTGGAGATGCCCTCCAGCCTGCCATCAAAGTCGCAACCCGGGGCTTTGTGGTGGATCCGACATTCCGTCAGCAGACACTCGACAACAAGCTCCGCTTCGAGGCGTTCAGTTCCACGAGCAAGCTGTTCCTCCCGGGAGGCGACGCACCCGCCGTCGGAAGCGTCTTCCAGAACCACGACCTCGCCGCGACGTATCGGCTCCTCGCGAAGCAAGGCACCAGCGCCTTCTACAGCGGCCCCCTCGCGGACGAGATCGCGGCGACCGTCCAAGCGCCGCCGAAAACTGCCACCACGACGCTGCCGATTCCCGTGGGGCACATGACCACCGCAGACCTGGCGGCGTACGAACCCCTGGACCAGGCGCCCACCCACGTCGACTACCGCGGCCTTGATGTCTACGGCATGGCGCCGTCAAGCAGCGGGGGCACCACCGTGGGCGAGGCGCTCAACATCCTGGACACCGTAAATCTCTCCGAGATGTCCAAGCCGGCCGCCCTGCACCACTACCTCGAAGCGAGCGCGCTCGCGTTCGCGGACCGTGGAAAGTACGTTGGCGACCCTGCCTTTGTGGATGTTCCTACGGATGCGCTCACCGACCCGCTCTTCGGCAAGGAACGCGCCTGCCAGATTGATCCGCTGCACGCGGCTACGAAACCCGTCGCCCCGGGGGACGTATCCGGGTACGACGGCGTGTGCCCGGCTTCCGCTGCGGCGCTCGCCGATGAGAAGGACACCGAAAACATCTCCACGACCAACATGACGGTCGCGGACAAGTGGGGAAACGTGGTCGAGTACACGCTTACCATCGAGCAGACCGGCGGATCCGGAATCGTGGTGCCGGGTCGCGGGTTCCTGCTCAACAACGAGCTGACCGATTTTTCGGCCGTCTACAACGCGGCTGATCCGAACCGGATCGAGCCGGGGAAGCGACCGCGCTCCTCGATGTCCCCGACCATTATCCTCAAGGACGGCGATCCGTTCCTCGCCCTCGGCTCACCCGGCGGATCGACCATCATCACCACCGTGTTGCAGACGATCCTGAACAGGGTTGACCTGGGCATGAGCATTTCCGACGCGATAGCTTCCCCGCGTGCTTCGCAACGGAACACCGCCAAGGTCACGGCCGAGCCGGACTTCATCACGGCATACGGGAGTCAACTGACGCCGTATGGCCATCAGTTCACGCCATCAGGCGATGCCTTCACCTCGGCCGCGGAGATCGGTGCGGCAACAGCGATCGAGTTCAGACCCGACGGGCGCATGATCGCTGCCGCCGAGCCTGTCAGGCGAGGGGGAGGCTCGGCGATGGTTCTCAAACCGTCGCCATGA
- a CDS encoding LacI family DNA-binding transcriptional regulator: MSAKLTDVAKLAGVSLATASRAFGDPGRLAAETRQKVMAAAEQLGYDVPGVTGSRTFGVIVPDISNAVFAALIKAIQDQAWHGRHRMVLADTAESSSRERAHLESFSTGVDGIILCSPRLPSEQIHELAGSAPLVVINGEAEHAARVLMEAGEGIRQAIEHLYALGHRKLAYIPGPASSWANGQRSAAITRFCAEWGIELVTVGNQNATVDGGLAAAASVVASGATAVIAYNDLVAIGMLAGARTLGYHCPEDISVVGIDDLDIAAAAEPGLTSVRVPIDRSGALSLELLLEQMAGKPIATEAVHLSSQLIVRGSTFAARTAEQALQGK; the protein is encoded by the coding sequence ATGTCGGCAAAACTCACGGATGTCGCAAAGCTGGCGGGAGTATCCCTGGCAACAGCGTCGCGCGCATTCGGAGATCCCGGACGCCTGGCCGCTGAGACGCGGCAGAAGGTCATGGCCGCGGCCGAGCAATTGGGTTACGACGTGCCCGGAGTGACTGGCAGCCGGACGTTCGGCGTCATCGTCCCAGACATCTCCAACGCAGTCTTCGCGGCCCTGATCAAGGCCATACAGGACCAGGCATGGCATGGCCGGCACCGGATGGTCTTGGCCGACACCGCGGAATCCTCCTCGCGGGAACGCGCCCACCTCGAGTCCTTCTCGACGGGGGTGGACGGCATCATCCTCTGCTCGCCCCGCTTGCCGTCAGAGCAGATCCACGAACTCGCCGGCAGCGCGCCGCTGGTGGTCATCAACGGCGAAGCCGAGCACGCGGCACGTGTGCTCATGGAAGCGGGCGAAGGAATCCGCCAGGCCATAGAACACCTCTACGCCCTTGGCCACCGCAAACTCGCCTACATCCCCGGACCGGCGTCGTCATGGGCAAACGGCCAGCGCAGCGCCGCAATCACCCGCTTCTGCGCTGAGTGGGGCATTGAACTCGTCACGGTCGGGAACCAGAACGCAACGGTCGACGGCGGACTGGCAGCAGCGGCGTCGGTAGTCGCCAGCGGTGCCACCGCAGTCATCGCCTACAACGACCTCGTCGCCATCGGCATGCTCGCCGGGGCCCGGACCCTCGGCTACCACTGCCCGGAGGACATCAGCGTTGTCGGCATCGACGACCTTGACATCGCCGCCGCAGCCGAACCGGGACTCACCTCTGTCCGGGTACCCATTGACCGAAGCGGTGCCCTCAGCCTCGAACTCCTCCTTGAGCAGATGGCCGGAAAGCCGATCGCCACGGAAGCCGTCCACCTCAGCTCCCAACTCATCGTGCGTGGCTCCACGTTTGCCGCGCGCACCGCCGAGCAAGCCCTCCAGGGAAAGTAA
- a CDS encoding 2-hydroxyacid dehydrogenase: MRIVIADPNLMPQRSTFEAALPEGSLTSWHDSWNEHAVLTDLKDADVYVGPRFTEAMGAAAGNLRLVHVGGAGYDGIDADALPAGAVCANAFHHESSIAEHVAAVLVALRRNLIAQDAALRSGVWSSSVYSPEIRQPETLRGAVVTFLGFGHIGGAAWALLKAFGAEGIAITRSGSVDAQANSLRWAGTTERLGEALSESDILVVSIPLSEQTTGIISAAELDDLGPDGLLVNIARGPVVDESALYEALKDRRIAGAAIDVWYQYPGTDGRGEPSALPFGRLDNIIMTPHSSGVTAETFRSRALEIAENITRLSKNEPLKNVVISR; this comes from the coding sequence ATGAGAATAGTCATCGCAGACCCCAATCTGATGCCCCAGCGGTCCACCTTCGAGGCCGCCCTTCCAGAGGGATCCCTCACCTCCTGGCACGATAGCTGGAACGAACACGCCGTCCTGACCGACCTCAAGGACGCCGACGTCTATGTGGGTCCACGCTTCACCGAGGCCATGGGCGCAGCCGCCGGCAACTTGCGCCTGGTCCACGTGGGAGGTGCCGGTTACGACGGCATCGACGCCGATGCTTTGCCCGCCGGGGCGGTCTGCGCCAACGCCTTCCACCACGAAAGCTCCATCGCCGAACACGTCGCCGCGGTACTGGTAGCCCTGCGCCGCAACCTGATCGCCCAGGACGCGGCTCTCCGGAGCGGCGTCTGGTCTTCCTCCGTTTACTCCCCCGAGATCCGCCAGCCCGAAACCCTTCGCGGGGCCGTGGTGACATTCCTCGGGTTCGGACACATCGGCGGCGCGGCATGGGCGCTCCTCAAGGCTTTCGGCGCTGAAGGCATCGCTATTACCCGCAGCGGCAGCGTGGACGCCCAGGCCAACTCCCTGCGCTGGGCCGGCACTACCGAACGGCTTGGCGAGGCACTCAGTGAATCGGACATCCTGGTGGTCAGCATCCCGCTCTCTGAGCAGACCACCGGCATCATCAGCGCCGCTGAACTCGACGACCTTGGCCCGGACGGATTGCTCGTCAACATTGCCCGTGGACCTGTCGTTGATGAAAGCGCCCTCTACGAAGCCCTGAAAGACCGGCGGATCGCAGGGGCCGCAATCGACGTCTGGTACCAATACCCGGGGACCGACGGCCGCGGCGAACCGTCCGCCCTTCCGTTCGGCCGGCTGGACAACATCATCATGACCCCGCACTCCTCCGGCGTCACCGCGGAAACCTTCCGCAGCCGCGCGCTCGAGATCGCCGAAAACATCACCCGCCTTTCCAAAAATGAACCACTGAAGAATGTAGTGATTTCCCGATGA
- the manD gene encoding D-mannonate dehydratase ManD codes for MTRKIVDVDVLVTSPSRNFVTLKITTDDGLVGWGDATLNGRELSVASYLRDHLGPALVGRDADRIEDTWQYFYKGAYWRRGPVTMAAIGAIDLALWDIKGKALGVPVYQLLGGAARDKILTYTHATGWDLPELLDSIDQRREQGFRAVRAQSGVPGLSKVYGVTKGAASYEPAGRGAGPVEEDWDTSAYLRHAPKILSAVREHVGPELKLLHDVHHRLNPTEAARLARSLEDVDLFWLEDVTPAENQRLLRTLRQQTTIPLAIGEVFNTVWDAELLITERLIDYIRTAVVHAGGISHVRKILALAEVYQIKGAPHGPSDVSPINLSASLHLGLATSNFAIQEYMGYDPMVSEVFQSSFRFEDGYLHPGDEPGLGVHVDEEAAARFPYAQAYLPIARELDGSMKDW; via the coding sequence ATGACCCGAAAAATCGTCGACGTCGACGTCCTGGTAACCAGCCCCAGCCGCAACTTTGTCACGCTCAAGATCACCACCGACGACGGCCTGGTCGGTTGGGGTGACGCCACCCTGAACGGCCGCGAACTTTCTGTTGCGAGCTACCTCCGCGATCACCTCGGCCCGGCCCTGGTGGGCAGGGACGCGGACCGCATCGAAGACACCTGGCAATACTTTTACAAAGGGGCCTACTGGCGCCGCGGGCCTGTGACCATGGCCGCAATCGGCGCCATCGACCTCGCCCTCTGGGACATCAAAGGCAAGGCCCTCGGCGTTCCGGTCTACCAACTCCTTGGCGGCGCAGCCCGCGACAAGATCCTCACCTACACGCACGCCACCGGATGGGACCTGCCTGAGCTGTTGGACTCGATAGACCAGCGCCGCGAGCAAGGCTTCCGCGCCGTCCGGGCACAGTCGGGCGTCCCTGGCCTGTCGAAGGTCTACGGCGTCACGAAGGGCGCCGCGAGCTACGAACCCGCCGGACGCGGCGCCGGACCTGTCGAAGAAGACTGGGACACCTCGGCCTACCTGCGCCACGCACCAAAGATCCTCTCCGCAGTCCGTGAACACGTCGGCCCGGAGCTCAAATTGCTCCACGACGTCCACCACCGCCTCAACCCCACCGAGGCTGCCCGGTTGGCCCGCTCCTTGGAAGACGTGGACCTGTTCTGGCTGGAAGACGTCACCCCCGCCGAGAACCAGCGCCTGCTCCGTACGCTGCGCCAGCAGACCACGATCCCGCTGGCCATCGGCGAAGTCTTCAACACCGTCTGGGACGCCGAGTTGCTCATCACTGAACGGCTCATCGACTACATCCGCACCGCCGTCGTGCACGCCGGAGGCATCTCCCACGTCCGCAAGATCCTGGCGCTGGCCGAGGTCTACCAGATCAAGGGCGCCCCGCACGGGCCTTCGGATGTCTCCCCCATCAACCTCTCGGCATCGCTGCACCTTGGCCTGGCCACGAGCAACTTCGCCATCCAGGAATACATGGGCTACGACCCCATGGTGTCCGAGGTCTTCCAGTCCAGTTTCCGCTTCGAAGACGGCTACCTGCACCCTGGCGACGAGCCTGGACTGGGCGTCCACGTGGACGAAGAAGCCGCTGCCCGCTTCCCGTACGCGCAGGCCTACCTGCCCATCGCCCGGGAACTCGACGGCTCCATGAAGGACTGGTGA
- a CDS encoding mannitol dehydrogenase family protein: MATSSLPPLGAETPGIVCRTEAPAPGIVHLGLGNFHRAHQAVYTEAAMAAHGGDWGIIGISSRSSAITDAMHAQDMLYTVVEISPDGSTFSTPRVHTDAFVAAQEPQRVVAAIGAETTRIVSLTVTESGYTYSPATGSLNVADPDVQHDLANGPVPRTPIGQIVRGLQQRARTHGKPLTVLSCDNLEDNGHHTQRLVREFVSLLPASEAAETLPWIDANVTFPSSMVDRIVPATTNHYRRLVAEQLGYADQIPVPAEPFTMWILEDNFIAGRPAWEAGGAIFTDDVAAYEQLKVRLLNGTHSLIAYLGALSGAATIPDATAMDYVEAAARRVLRDEYLPSVTVPGAVDVDAYVEQLFSRWRNSALGHRSSQVGSDGSVKLRQRIPIPALEMLDAGAMPHYLALTTAAYLSCIAPLQGFDPGNHANEMQDPARETLQKLAAASTSGRDLAAKVLGEHHLLGDELAVREDFIDRTGELIDIIHGQGPLAAAQAASESTSLLPAQNRSIR, from the coding sequence ATGGCCACGTCAAGCCTCCCGCCGCTGGGCGCCGAAACACCTGGAATCGTGTGCCGAACGGAAGCTCCTGCCCCGGGGATCGTGCACCTCGGCCTGGGCAACTTCCACCGCGCCCATCAGGCGGTCTACACGGAAGCCGCCATGGCCGCCCATGGCGGCGACTGGGGAATCATCGGAATCTCCAGCCGCTCCAGCGCCATCACGGATGCGATGCACGCGCAGGACATGCTCTACACCGTCGTCGAGATCTCGCCCGACGGATCGACGTTCTCGACGCCACGCGTGCACACGGATGCCTTCGTTGCGGCACAGGAACCGCAGCGCGTTGTGGCGGCCATTGGCGCCGAGACCACGCGCATCGTATCGCTGACCGTCACCGAAAGCGGCTACACCTACAGTCCCGCAACCGGGTCCCTCAACGTCGCCGATCCTGACGTCCAGCACGACCTCGCCAACGGCCCGGTCCCCCGCACCCCGATCGGGCAGATCGTCCGCGGCCTCCAGCAGCGCGCACGGACCCACGGCAAGCCGCTGACAGTCCTCAGCTGCGACAACCTCGAGGACAACGGACACCACACTCAACGGCTCGTCCGCGAATTCGTTTCATTGCTGCCTGCCTCTGAGGCCGCGGAAACGCTGCCATGGATCGACGCCAACGTAACGTTCCCTTCGTCCATGGTGGACAGGATCGTGCCCGCCACGACAAACCACTACCGCAGGCTCGTCGCCGAGCAGCTCGGCTATGCGGACCAGATCCCCGTGCCCGCCGAGCCATTCACCATGTGGATCCTCGAGGACAACTTTATAGCCGGCCGCCCTGCCTGGGAGGCCGGAGGCGCGATCTTCACGGACGACGTCGCGGCATACGAGCAACTCAAAGTCAGGCTCCTCAACGGCACCCATTCGCTCATCGCCTACCTGGGAGCGTTGTCGGGTGCAGCCACCATTCCCGACGCCACTGCCATGGACTACGTCGAGGCGGCAGCCCGCCGCGTCCTCCGCGATGAGTACCTGCCGAGTGTCACCGTGCCCGGCGCCGTCGACGTCGACGCCTACGTGGAGCAGCTCTTCTCGCGCTGGCGCAACTCGGCATTGGGGCACCGGAGCAGCCAAGTGGGCAGCGATGGTTCGGTCAAACTGCGCCAACGGATCCCGATTCCAGCATTGGAAATGCTCGACGCCGGCGCCATGCCCCACTACCTCGCCCTCACCACGGCGGCGTACCTGTCATGCATCGCACCCCTGCAGGGTTTCGACCCCGGCAACCACGCCAACGAGATGCAAGACCCCGCCCGGGAAACACTCCAAAAACTCGCAGCAGCATCCACCTCCGGACGCGACCTTGCCGCCAAGGTGCTTGGCGAGCACCACCTCCTGGGTGACGAACTCGCGGTGCGTGAAGACTTCATCGACCGCACCGGCGAGCTGATCGACATCATTCACGGGCAGGGCCCCCTCGCAGCCGCCCAGGCGGCATCCGAGTCAACCTCGCTTCTCCCCGCACAGAACCGGAGCATTCGATGA
- a CDS encoding alcohol dehydrogenase catalytic domain-containing protein, translating to MTTQAVRHAERPSLPLTTEAAVLHGAGDIRIEQKTVKALGPNDVLVEMRSGGICGSDMHYFADGRNGTNILRQPTVLGHEGAGVVIAAGEAASIAAGTAVVIEPALPCRKCPTCLSGRYNLCPTGTCFGSPPTDGLFARHVVVPETALHELPDNIPADIGAAIEPLAVAVWAVERAQVEAGHRVLITGAGPIGLLVAQVVASRGASEIIVTDVNDDRLAVAAAFGATKTINTANEALGLRDLDRLIECSGNSKALADGIQTLAPAARATVVGQARPTVDGIPLGFLQRYEIDLVTAFRYANAFPTAIQLASSGVVDLRSIITSTFDLTNAAAALTAPVTDPTNLKVLITY from the coding sequence ATGACCACACAAGCAGTCCGCCACGCCGAAAGACCTTCACTACCGCTCACCACGGAGGCAGCCGTCCTGCACGGTGCGGGCGACATCCGCATCGAACAGAAAACCGTGAAGGCCCTGGGACCGAACGATGTCCTCGTGGAAATGCGTTCGGGCGGAATCTGCGGCTCGGACATGCACTACTTCGCTGACGGCCGCAACGGCACCAACATCCTCCGCCAGCCCACCGTCCTGGGCCACGAGGGAGCGGGCGTTGTCATCGCGGCCGGTGAGGCGGCCAGCATTGCCGCAGGGACCGCCGTCGTGATTGAACCCGCGTTGCCCTGCCGGAAGTGCCCCACGTGCCTCTCCGGACGATACAACCTGTGTCCTACGGGGACGTGCTTCGGTTCCCCGCCCACAGACGGACTGTTCGCCCGCCACGTGGTGGTTCCCGAGACCGCCCTTCACGAACTTCCGGACAACATCCCGGCCGACATCGGGGCAGCAATCGAGCCGCTCGCCGTCGCGGTCTGGGCGGTTGAACGGGCCCAGGTCGAGGCCGGGCACCGAGTACTGATCACGGGTGCCGGCCCGATCGGGCTACTCGTCGCGCAAGTCGTGGCATCCCGCGGAGCGTCCGAGATCATCGTGACGGACGTCAACGACGATCGGCTGGCTGTTGCGGCGGCCTTCGGGGCGACGAAGACCATCAACACGGCCAACGAAGCCCTTGGCCTGAGGGACCTGGATCGCCTGATCGAATGCTCCGGCAACAGCAAGGCGCTGGCCGACGGCATCCAGACCTTGGCCCCCGCAGCCCGGGCCACAGTGGTGGGCCAGGCCCGTCCCACCGTGGACGGCATCCCACTCGGATTCCTCCAACGCTACGAAATCGACCTGGTGACCGCATTCCGCTACGCCAACGCATTCCCGACGGCGATCCAGCTCGCCTCATCGGGGGTTGTGGACCTCCGGTCCATCATCACCTCCACGTTTGACCTCACCAACGCCGCGGCCGCTCTCACGGCCCCAGTGACAGACCCCACCAACCTCAAAGTCCTCATCACCTACTGA
- a CDS encoding MFS transporter — MTTAANLPPTPVDQSKVRKAAVAGLIGTTLELYDFVIYGTASALVFSKLFFPNISPAAALLASFTTFAVGFLFRPLGGIFFSHFGDRLGRKWVLVVTLLLMGGATLAIGLLPTFGQIGIFAPVLLCVCRAAQGFGAGAEQSGGATLLTESAAPGTRGKLASLIMVGAAAGTALGALVWIAAQSLAPNDMLTWGWRLVFLSSIFVTIAALVIRRKLDESPVFEEIKQARTEPPAPLREVAKYGKANVLRVILMNLGVSTQSYTIQVFMASYLITVIGTDPKFIPPVLLIGSLCGGIAAVSFGILSDKIGRRRVVSLITGALILFPAPAFLLLTTGSPVAIVLVIVVGFVLACQGVVGVHMSYFPEIFGSRYRYAGVTLGREFSSIIGGGIAPMICAALLGMFSNSWIPVAIYMSATMLISFIATRMSPETLNRDLTDPEDAAHSKSGVIPVTAEAQHVQ, encoded by the coding sequence ATGACCACAGCAGCAAACCTCCCACCCACGCCGGTGGACCAAAGCAAGGTCCGGAAGGCCGCCGTCGCCGGACTTATCGGCACCACCCTGGAACTCTACGATTTCGTCATCTATGGAACGGCGTCGGCGCTGGTCTTCAGCAAGCTCTTCTTCCCCAACATCTCGCCCGCCGCGGCACTTCTCGCCAGCTTCACCACTTTCGCCGTCGGATTCCTGTTCCGGCCCCTCGGCGGGATTTTCTTCTCCCACTTCGGCGACCGGCTTGGCCGGAAATGGGTCCTCGTCGTCACCCTGCTCCTGATGGGCGGGGCCACGCTGGCCATCGGGCTCCTTCCGACGTTCGGCCAGATCGGCATCTTTGCCCCGGTCCTGCTTTGTGTCTGCCGTGCAGCCCAGGGCTTCGGCGCCGGTGCCGAACAATCGGGCGGCGCAACCCTGCTCACAGAGTCCGCAGCCCCCGGAACCCGAGGCAAGCTGGCTTCCCTCATCATGGTTGGTGCAGCCGCCGGAACGGCGCTCGGCGCACTCGTGTGGATCGCAGCGCAGTCCCTGGCACCCAACGACATGCTCACGTGGGGCTGGAGGCTCGTCTTCCTCTCCAGCATCTTCGTTACCATCGCCGCGCTGGTCATCCGGCGCAAGCTCGACGAATCACCGGTCTTCGAGGAGATCAAGCAGGCCCGCACGGAACCCCCGGCACCCCTGAGGGAGGTTGCCAAGTATGGCAAGGCCAACGTCCTGCGCGTCATCCTCATGAACCTCGGCGTCAGCACCCAGTCCTACACCATCCAGGTGTTCATGGCCTCCTACCTCATCACCGTGATCGGAACGGACCCGAAGTTCATTCCTCCCGTGCTCCTCATCGGTTCACTTTGCGGCGGCATCGCGGCCGTTTCCTTCGGAATCCTGTCCGACAAGATCGGGCGCCGGCGCGTCGTCTCCCTCATCACCGGGGCGCTCATCCTCTTCCCCGCCCCCGCATTCCTCCTACTGACCACAGGGTCGCCGGTAGCCATCGTGTTGGTGATCGTGGTCGGCTTCGTCCTGGCCTGCCAAGGCGTGGTGGGCGTGCACATGAGCTACTTCCCTGAGATCTTCGGCAGCCGCTACCGGTACGCAGGAGTCACCTTGGGCCGCGAGTTCTCCTCCATCATTGGCGGAGGTATCGCCCCCATGATCTGCGCTGCGCTGCTGGGCATGTTCAGCAACTCCTGGATTCCTGTAGCGATCTACATGTCCGCAACCATGCTCATCAGCTTCATCGCCACCCGGATGTCCCCTGAGACCCTGAACCGCGACCTCACGGACCCCGAGGACGCCGCGCACAGCAAAAGCGGGGTTATCCCGGTGACCGCCGAAGCGCAGCACGTCCAGTAA
- a CDS encoding bifunctional 4-hydroxy-2-oxoglutarate aldolase/2-dehydro-3-deoxy-phosphogluconate aldolase has product MPRLETPDTVSRPAPSAILRDTRVVAVLRARHAKDYTPVIEALRDGGVLSIELTLSTPGVFDELPRLQERFGNSVELGVGTVTTAAEAETALDLGAAYIVTPITEPDVITVCTMRGVPVFPGGLTPTELHAGWKLGATAVKVFPASTVGPGYVSQLRGPFPDIQVVPSGGVDIEDVPAWIRAGALAVSLGGPLLGDAFKVGSLTELTARARRVRNLVDEARGER; this is encoded by the coding sequence ATGCCCCGCCTCGAAACCCCGGACACCGTCTCCCGCCCGGCACCATCCGCCATCCTCCGCGACACCAGGGTCGTGGCGGTGCTGCGGGCCCGGCACGCGAAGGACTACACCCCCGTCATCGAGGCCCTCCGGGATGGCGGCGTGCTCAGTATCGAATTGACTCTGAGCACACCGGGAGTGTTCGACGAGCTTCCCCGACTGCAAGAGCGGTTCGGCAACTCCGTTGAACTCGGCGTCGGCACCGTGACCACTGCTGCCGAGGCCGAAACGGCACTCGACCTGGGTGCCGCCTACATCGTCACGCCCATCACTGAACCGGATGTCATCACCGTGTGCACAATGCGCGGCGTGCCCGTCTTCCCGGGTGGGCTGACCCCCACCGAACTCCACGCCGGTTGGAAGCTTGGTGCCACCGCCGTCAAAGTCTTCCCAGCCTCGACGGTCGGTCCTGGCTACGTATCCCAGTTGCGCGGCCCCTTTCCGGACATCCAGGTGGTTCCGTCCGGCGGGGTCGACATCGAGGACGTGCCGGCATGGATCCGCGCCGGCGCATTGGCAGTCAGCCTCGGAGGGCCACTTCTTGGCGACGCGTTCAAAGTCGGGAGCCTGACCGAGTTGACCGCACGTGCGCGACGGGTCCGCAACCTCGTTGATGAGGCACGTGGCGAGCGATGA